The Thiohalophilus sp. genomic interval TGGGCGAATTACATCATCGTATACGAAGAGGACGCTTTTACCGTCCGAATATTGCGCGTGTTGCATGCCGCCCAGCAATGGCCTTCATCCTCCTGAATTAAATGGGCTGTATTAAAGAGGTCGCAGCCCTTCGGGCAGGGGCGAGGGACGAGTGACGAGGAAAGACGATGATGGCCGGTTTGTTGGGGGTAGGAGGTTAGCCCTGTGGCAATGTTGAATTTTGAATGATGAATTTTGAATCGATGTGCCCTTTGGGCTCTATTTTAGGTTCGAAGCTGGCAGTCGCAGTTCACAGATAGCAGTGTAGGAGCGGCTTGCAGCCGCGACTTCTTGAATGCAGGCAGGTCGCCGATGGGTCGCTGCGCTCACCTATGGCGTCACCGCCAATCCATCGGCCAGGGAATGTAGGGGCGACATTCCATTGTGCGTCTATTATCGCCTCCCACAACGTCCTGTCGGGACCAGGGCGACGGTTGATGGGTACGGAGGGGCGTTCCAGCCGCGACTTGCTCGATATGCAGGCAGAGTCGCCGAACAGGAGTCGCCACCCACAGCTATCATCTATAAAGCTGGCAGTCGGCAGGAAAGAAAGTTGTCAGTTTGCCGTTGGCAGTCTTTAGATAATTGTGAATGTTGAATTTTTAATTTTGAATTGATAGGGCGCCTTTGGCGCTTTTTTTGTTTGGGGCTTCTGGTCGCGGGGCCGGTGTAGGAGCGCCTCTGGCGCGACAGGTCTTGCCGGTCCGCACGGGATATCGCGGCAGAGCCGCTCCTACGTAAGGAAATTGGCAGTTGTTAGTGCAATTGTGAATGTTGAATTTTGAATTGATGGGGCGCCTTTGGCGCTTTTTTGTTTTAGAGGATAGCCTGGCGGGAGTCAGGGGCGGAATATGGAAAGTTCCAGGTTGTCGATGGGGCGGTAGTGTTTGTCGTTGGCGGTCAGGAGGGGGATTCCCTGTTCAAGTGCTGTGGCGGCGATGAGGGCGTCGGCCAGTTGCATGGAATTGGCCAGGGCGTGTTGTTCGATTAAAAATGTGGCGCGGTTGGAGATGCCTTCGTCGATATGGATGATGCCGGCATTCCGAATGTGAGGGCCTGTTTGATGAGGCGTAATTCCTGTTTGTTGCGCACGCCCTGGACCAGTTCCGTGTAGCTGACGGCGGACAGGGAAAAGCCGGGGTGGGTATCGAGCAGATCGGCGGCTTTATGATTACCGCGCAGGTTCCAGATCAGGACATCCGTGTCCACCAGGATCATGGTAAATCCCGGCGTTGTCTGAGTTGGCGGATTTCGTTGTCGACACTGTCGGTTTTATCGGCCCAGAGGCCAAATGCCGGATTGGTGTGATCCCTGTGTCGGTTGGTGTCCACCTCCTGCCAGCGCGTGAGTACGGCGCGGCGTTTGCCGTGGTAGGTAATAATCACCTGCTCACCGCGTTCAATGGCGGCGAGGGACGTCGGCGGTATGCAGGCGCAGATCCTTGGTGGTGGCTTCCAGTCAGCGAGCCTCTCATAAGTTTGCACTTTTTATTGTAACTTTACGTTAACCGGGAGTCAAGAGCGTAAGAGAAAGTTGGCAATGAAAGACAAAGTTGGCAGTTGGCAGATGACAGTTGGCAGAACTTTGAGTGCCTATGTCGTGGGAGGGGCTCTGCCTGCGACAATGTTGAGTTTTGAATGGTGAATTTTGAATTTATGGGGTGCTTTGGTGCTGTTTTTATTTGCGCTTGTGGTAGCAGGTAGGGAAGAAAGTTGGCAGTCGGCAGATTGCAGTTGTAGGAGCGGCTTGACGACACATGGATGTACTACGTCGCGGCAGCGTGATGCCGTGAGCGACGCAGCCGCGATATCTCGAATTCAGGCAGGTCGCCGATGGGTCGGCTCCCACGAAGCCCTTCGGGCAGGGGCGGTATTGAACAAATGCTCGGCGACGCGGCCGGCGCCCTTGAAAAAATAAATCAGCGTATTCGTATCCAGGGCATACATTCAGAGTGATTCGCGGCGGGTATCAGGTATTCGGGGATTGCGCAGTTCTTCCAGATCGGGAAAGTCCGTCCAGCTTCCGGCCAGCTGTTTGACTGACTCGGGCCAGTGGGTACGGGTCTTTTCCTGGATGAGGCTGGCCACCCAGCGGCTGACCGGCATGCCGGCGGCTTCGGCAGCGGATTTGAGTCGCCGCTCATTGTCATCGTCGAGATAGATGGTGACCTGTCCCATAATCGCCTCCTGATTATCTTCAGGGCTAATATAATTTATATTATAAGTTTTCTTTTTGGGTTTCAAGTTAACGAAAGTTGGCAATAAACAAAGTTGGCAATAAAACAAAGTTGGCAGATGGCAGTCGGCAGTGCAATGTTGAATTTTGAATGTTGAATGTTGAATTGATGTGGCGCCTTTGGCGCTGTTTTTATTTGCGCTTGTGGTAGCAGGTAGGGAAGAAAGTTGGCAGTCGGCAGATTGCAGTTGTAGGAGCGGCTTGACGTACATGGATGTACTAATGTCGCGGTAGGCATGGATGCCGTGAGCGACGCAGCCGCGACCTCTCGAATTCAGGCAGGTCGCCGATGGGTCGGCTCCCACGAAGCCCTTCGGGCAGGGGCGAGGAGCGAGGTACGGGTGACAAGGGAAGAGATGGTGGCCGGTCAAGTTTTTGGTTTTCGATCCGATAAAATATCAGGCTTTCAGTTAATATGATTGGCGGCCGGGCTGCTCATCAAGGGAGATCAGGGTTTTCCCTGATAGGCAGAATGGAGAATAATGAATACAATGTCGGTATGGATAAAAGTGTGAAGGGCATCACAAATTGGCTGGATGGATTGTCCCGCTTGCACAAGCAGGCGGTGATGGTGGTATCGGATGCTCTGCTGTTGATGGTGGCGCTGTGGGCGGCGTTTTCGCTGCGGCTGGGGACGCTGTATCTGCCGGATCTGCCGGTGCTGATCCTGATCGGGGCGGCGCCGCTGGTGGCGATTCCCGTATTTGTCTATTTCGGCCTGTACCGGGCCATTGTGCGTTATATCGGGCTCAAGGCGATCTGGGTGGTGGTGCAGGCGGTGTCGCTGTATGCGCTGTGCTGGGCGTTACTGGCGTTTTTGAGCGGGGTGCAGGGGATCCCGCGTTCGGTCACGCTGATCAACTGGCTGATGGCGATTGTGCTGATCGGCGGCAGCCGGATGATGGCCCGCTGGTGGTTTTTGCGCCTGCAGTCGACGCCCGAGTTGTCAGCTGCGGGCCGGATTAATGTCGTGATCTACGGAGCCGGTTCGTCCGGGGTGCAGCTGGCGACGGCCCTGGGATTCAGTCAGCAGTATCGGCCGGTGGCCTATATTGACGATGATGTGACGCTGCAGGGTCAGCAGATCAACGGCCTGCCGGTCTTCGCCTTCCGGGAGCTGTCCAAGCTGATCAACAAGCTGGGAATTCGCGAAGTGCTGCTGGCCATGCCCTCGGCATCGCGCAGCCGGCGCAAGGCGATCATCCGCCAGCTCGAACCTTACCACGTGCATGTCAAAACCCTGCCGGGCATGGCCGAGCTGGCTGGCGGCCAGGTCAAGGTCGAGGACATCAAGGAAGTGGAGATCGACGATCTGCTGGGTCGGGATAATGTGGCGCCGCGTCCGGATCTGATCGAGGCCAACGTGTGTGACAAGGTGGTGATGGTCACCGGGGCCGGGGGTTCCATCGGCTCGGAACTGTGCCGGCAGATCCTCAAATACGGGCCACGCCAGTTATTGCTGTATGAGCATAATGAATATGCTCTCTACAACATCGATCATGAGTTGGTTCATTCAGCGTTTTATCAGGGTGCGACGGAACTGCCCGCCTCCCAACGCCAGGTGTTGCCCATGCTGGGCACGGTGCTGGACCAGGAACGGCTGGAGCGGTTGTGTACGGCTTTCGGGGTTCAGACGATCTATCACGCGGCGGCCTACAAGCATGTGCCGATGGTGGAGATGAACCCCGTCGCGGCGATTCGCAACAACATTTTCGGCACGCTCAAGGTAGCCCGGGCGGCGATCAATACGGGGGTGGAATCCTTCGTGTTGATCTCCACCGACAAGGCCGTGCGCCCGACCAATACCATGGGTGCGACCAAGCGCTTTGCCGAACTGATCCTGCAGGCGCTGGGCCGGCGGCAGGGGCTTCGGACCCGCTTCAGTATGGTGCGGTTTGGCAATGTGCTGGACTCCTCCGGATCGGTGATTCCGCTGTTCCGGCGCCAGATTCAAAACGGCGGACCGGTTACGGTGACCGATTCGCGCATTATTCGTTATTTTATGACCATTCCCGAGGCGGCCGAGCTGGTGATTCAGGCCGGGGCCATGGGCCGGGGCGGCGAGGTGTTCGTGCTGGATATGGGCGAACCGGTCAAGATCCTCGATCTGGCCCAGCACATGATCCGCCTGAGCGGCCTGGAAGTGAAGGATGAGACCAATCCCGACGGGGATATCGAGATTCAGATTACCGGCCTGAGACCGGGTGAAAAGCTCTATGAAGAGCTGCTGATCGGCGAGAACGTCAACGAAACCGGCCACCCGGCCATCATGCGCGCCGAGGAAGAGGCGCTCGACTGGGCCCGGATCGAGCAGTATCTCAACCGTCTCGAAGCCGCCGCCCACAACCACGATCAACAGGCCATCCGCGACGTGCTGCTCGAAGCCGTCAAAGGCTTCAACCCGCAATGCGGCATCGAGGATATCGTCTATAAAAACACCGTGGGGCTGGCGGGGGAGAATGTGAAAAAGCTGCCGCTTTAAAGTTGGCAGTCAATGTTGAATTTTGAATGCTTAATTTTGAATTGATGAGGCGCCTTTGGCGCTTTTTTTGGTTTTGACTAACATAACTGAGGACTGAGGACTGAGGACTGAGGACTATCTGTTATAGGAGCGGCTTGCAGCCGCGACCTCTTGAATCCAGGCAGGTCGCCGCTACAAGCGCCTCCCGCGCTAGAAAGTTGGCAGTCGGCAGATTGCAGTTGGCAGTTGTAGGAGCGGCTTGCAGCCGCGACCTCTCGAATCAAGGCAGGGCGCCGTTTTTTTGTTTGTTCCAAAGACGCGCTGAGGGCCATGAACAATGATTGACAAAACGCACGTTATAACGTACGTTTTGCGGCAGAGGTATACGACATGAGCAACATTACCGCGACTGAGGCCCGGGCCAGACTCTACAGCCTGATTGACGAGGTGGCTGAATCGCACCAGCCGGCCGTGATTACAGGCAAGCGGGCCAATGCCGTCCTGATCTCGGAAGAGGACTGGAACGCCATTGCGGAAACTCTGCATTTGTTGTCCGTGCCCGGTATGCGGGAGTCGATCAAGTCAGGCATGGAAGAGCCTGTCGATGAATGTGCCAGGGAACTGGATTGGTGAGCTGGACGCTGGTCTATACCAAACAAGCGCAAAAAGATGCCAGAAAGCTTGCGGCTTCAGGACTGAAGAACAAGGCCCGGGAGCTGCTCGCTGTTCTGGAGGAGAATCCCTTCCAGAATCCCCCGCCTTACGAAAAACTGGTTGGGGATCTCGCCGGAGCCTATTCACGCCGAATCAATATACAACACCGTCTTGTGTATCAGGTGCTTGAAGAGGAGCGAGTGGTTAAGGTCCTTCGACTCTGGACTCACTATGAATAGGGGAAGTTGGCAGAATTCTTGAGTGCTGAGGGATTAGTTGGCGATAAAACAGAGTTGGCAGTCGTTAGTGCAATTGTGAATTTTGAATGGTGAATTTTGAATTGATGTGGCGCTTTGGTGCTGTTTTTATTTGCGCTTCCGGTAGCAGGTAGGAAAGAAAGTTGGCAGTCGGCAGTTGGCAGTTGTAGGAGCGGCTTGCAGCCGCGACCTCTTGAA includes:
- a CDS encoding nucleoside-diphosphate sugar epimerase/dehydratase, whose amino-acid sequence is MENNEYNVGMDKSVKGITNWLDGLSRLHKQAVMVVSDALLLMVALWAAFSLRLGTLYLPDLPVLILIGAAPLVAIPVFVYFGLYRAIVRYIGLKAIWVVVQAVSLYALCWALLAFLSGVQGIPRSVTLINWLMAIVLIGGSRMMARWWFLRLQSTPELSAAGRINVVIYGAGSSGVQLATALGFSQQYRPVAYIDDDVTLQGQQINGLPVFAFRELSKLINKLGIREVLLAMPSASRSRRKAIIRQLEPYHVHVKTLPGMAELAGGQVKVEDIKEVEIDDLLGRDNVAPRPDLIEANVCDKVVMVTGAGGSIGSELCRQILKYGPRQLLLYEHNEYALYNIDHELVHSAFYQGATELPASQRQVLPMLGTVLDQERLERLCTAFGVQTIYHAAAYKHVPMVEMNPVAAIRNNIFGTLKVARAAINTGVESFVLISTDKAVRPTNTMGATKRFAELILQALGRRQGLRTRFSMVRFGNVLDSSGSVIPLFRRQIQNGGPVTVTDSRIIRYFMTIPEAAELVIQAGAMGRGGEVFVLDMGEPVKILDLAQHMIRLSGLEVKDETNPDGDIEIQITGLRPGEKLYEELLIGENVNETGHPAIMRAEEEALDWARIEQYLNRLEAAAHNHDQQAIRDVLLEAVKGFNPQCGIEDIVYKNTVGLAGENVKKLPL
- a CDS encoding type II toxin-antitoxin system Phd/YefM family antitoxin encodes the protein MSNITATEARARLYSLIDEVAESHQPAVITGKRANAVLISEEDWNAIAETLHLLSVPGMRESIKSGMEEPVDECARELDW
- a CDS encoding Txe/YoeB family addiction module toxin; translation: MSWTLVYTKQAQKDARKLAASGLKNKARELLAVLEENPFQNPPPYEKLVGDLAGAYSRRINIQHRLVYQVLEEERVVKVLRLWTHYE